One genomic region from Cetobacterium sp. 8H encodes:
- a CDS encoding HU family DNA-binding protein, translating to MTKKEFAKVLFEKGVFTSKAEAERKLDSVLVTIEETLQAGEEINFIGWGKFEVVERPERVGRNPKTGEEIKIEAKKTVKFKAGKSLVDKMN from the coding sequence ATGACAAAAAAAGAATTTGCAAAAGTATTATTTGAAAAAGGTGTATTCACTTCAAAAGCTGAAGCAGAAAGAAAATTAGATTCAGTTCTAGTTACAATAGAGGAAACTTTACAAGCTGGAGAAGAAATCAACTTTATCGGATGGGGAAAATTTGAAGTAGTTGAAAGACCTGAGAGAGTTGGAAGAAATCCTAAAACTGGAGAAGAAATCAAAATAGAAGCTAAAAAGACAGTAAAGTTCAAAGCAGGAAAGTCTTTAGTAGACAAAATGAACTAA
- the fusA gene encoding elongation factor G — protein sequence MISYDMSEIRNITLLGHRGSGKSSLVEAMLYISNTTPKMGSVDSQTSVSDFDKEEMKQGFSINTSIIPLEYLGHKYNILDTPGYSDFSGEVSSALAVSGGAVLVVNGAAGVEIGTERAWRMLEEEGIPRIIFINKMNKGVHNYEKLLYEMKEKFGKKVAPFCIPIGFEEDFKGFVNVVDLKGRIYNGETCVDADIPKDIDVTEVRSLLLEAIAETDENLLEKYFAGEDFTDEEIRTGLHNGVISGEIVPVIIGSASNAIGVHTLFEMLYNYMPTPQEMNGGVKIGYSLDGEKRVERKVSEKEFFSAVIFKTIVDPYMGKISVFKVNSGVLKKDDEILIGNKNIKVKVGAVSFFRGGKQILAEEVKAGDIGAVTKLPDAQTGDTLCDKENPVVYKVISFPKPCLYMSIIPKEKADDDKLSGSLQRLSDEDPSFSIDRNFETKELIVGGQGEKHLNIILNKLENKFGVNAILKEPEVSYRETIKNSVEAQGRHKKQSGGAGQFGEVFIKFEPCVEDFSFLDNIHGGVVPRTYIPAVEKGLVEAKSKGRLAGYPVINVKATLYDGSYHPVDSNELSFKQAAILAFRKGMEEARCVLLEPIVKMQIVAPDEYIGDIMGDMNKRRGKILGMEPMAYSEQLLTVEVPESEILKYAIDLKSLTQGRGRFEYRFLKYEELQDNLAQKVIEARKR from the coding sequence ATGATTAGTTATGATATGAGTGAAATAAGAAATATAACTCTTTTGGGTCATCGTGGTAGTGGAAAAAGTAGTTTGGTAGAGGCGATGCTATACATATCTAATACAACCCCAAAAATGGGAAGTGTGGACTCTCAAACAAGTGTGTCAGATTTTGATAAAGAAGAAATGAAACAAGGGTTTTCAATAAACACATCAATTATTCCATTAGAGTATTTGGGGCATAAATACAATATTTTAGATACACCAGGTTATTCAGATTTTTCAGGAGAGGTATCATCAGCTTTAGCAGTTTCAGGAGGAGCAGTTTTAGTGGTGAACGGTGCAGCAGGAGTTGAGATTGGAACTGAAAGAGCATGGAGAATGTTAGAAGAAGAAGGTATACCAAGAATAATTTTTATAAATAAGATGAATAAAGGTGTGCACAACTATGAGAAACTTCTTTATGAGATGAAAGAGAAATTTGGTAAGAAAGTAGCACCATTTTGTATTCCAATCGGATTTGAAGAGGATTTTAAAGGTTTTGTGAATGTAGTTGATTTAAAAGGTCGTATTTATAATGGAGAAACATGTGTAGATGCTGATATTCCTAAAGATATAGATGTGACAGAAGTAAGAAGTCTTCTATTGGAAGCAATAGCAGAAACTGATGAAAATTTATTAGAGAAATATTTTGCAGGTGAAGATTTTACTGATGAAGAGATAAGAACAGGACTTCATAATGGAGTTATAAGCGGGGAAATCGTACCAGTAATTATAGGTTCCGCTAGTAATGCGATAGGGGTTCATACATTGTTTGAGATGCTGTATAACTATATGCCGACACCTCAAGAGATGAATGGTGGAGTTAAAATAGGGTACTCTTTAGATGGAGAAAAAAGAGTTGAAAGAAAAGTAAGTGAGAAAGAGTTTTTTTCAGCAGTTATTTTTAAAACTATTGTAGATCCATATATGGGAAAAATATCTGTTTTTAAAGTTAATTCAGGAGTACTAAAAAAAGATGATGAGATTTTAATAGGAAATAAAAATATAAAGGTAAAAGTAGGAGCGGTTTCATTTTTTAGAGGTGGAAAACAAATATTAGCAGAAGAAGTTAAAGCAGGAGATATAGGAGCTGTAACAAAACTTCCAGATGCTCAGACAGGAGATACACTTTGCGACAAGGAGAATCCAGTTGTATATAAAGTTATATCTTTTCCAAAACCATGCTTGTATATGTCAATTATCCCAAAAGAGAAAGCTGATGATGATAAGTTGAGTGGTTCTTTGCAAAGATTGTCTGATGAGGATCCATCATTTAGTATTGATAGAAATTTTGAAACCAAAGAGCTTATTGTAGGTGGACAGGGAGAAAAACATCTAAATATTATTTTAAATAAATTGGAGAATAAATTTGGTGTAAATGCAATATTAAAAGAACCTGAAGTTTCATATAGAGAAACAATCAAAAATTCTGTTGAAGCTCAAGGAAGACATAAAAAGCAATCGGGTGGAGCAGGACAGTTTGGAGAGGTGTTTATAAAATTTGAACCTTGTGTAGAAGATTTTTCTTTCCTTGATAATATTCATGGTGGAGTTGTTCCAAGAACATATATTCCAGCTGTTGAAAAAGGACTAGTAGAAGCTAAATCTAAAGGGAGATTAGCAGGATATCCTGTGATAAATGTAAAAGCAACTCTTTATGATGGGTCTTATCATCCTGTAGATTCTAACGAGCTTTCATTCAAGCAAGCGGCTATATTGGCGTTTAGAAAGGGAATGGAAGAGGCTAGGTGTGTTTTACTAGAGCCGATTGTGAAGATGCAAATAGTAGCTCCAGATGAGTATATAGGAGATATTATGGGAGATATGAATAAGAGAAGAGGAAAAATATTAGGAATGGAGCCGATGGCTTATTCAGAACAACTTCTAACTGTTGAAGTGCCTGAGAGTGAAATTTTAAAGTATGCAATAGATTTAAAATCATTAACTCAAGGTAGAGGTAGATTTGAATATAGATTTTTAAAGTATGAGGAGTTACAAGATAATTTAGCTCAAAAAGTGATAGAAGCAAGAAAAAGATAA
- a CDS encoding magnesium transporter CorA family protein: protein MIKIYKSHNDILEKKLFSISETLEVEKLTEKNTWIHLSNPTEEEIRVVTNSFDIPEEHIRAALDEEEKARLEIDDDIILVIIDVPIHDDNNRCSFTTVPLGIILLKDHILTVSTVKLALIEEFIQGRIKSFFTFKKTRFILQMLFRNSTYFLLYLKQIGRISDNIERQLKNNLRNQELMLLLELEKSLVYFTTSLKSNEAVLERMMRTEIVKRYPDDLELLEDVIIETKQAIEMANIYSSILGSTRDAFSTVMSNNLNIVMKKLTSITIVFAIPTVVSGLWGMNVGGVPFATDSYGFLWVVLVAILFGIAITWILFKKELF, encoded by the coding sequence ATGATAAAAATTTACAAAAGTCACAATGATATATTAGAAAAAAAACTTTTTTCAATTTCTGAAACTTTAGAAGTCGAGAAACTAACAGAAAAAAATACCTGGATTCACCTTTCTAATCCTACTGAAGAGGAGATTAGAGTTGTTACAAATAGTTTTGATATTCCAGAAGAGCATATCAGAGCAGCTCTTGACGAGGAAGAAAAAGCCCGTTTAGAGATTGATGATGATATTATCTTAGTTATTATTGACGTACCTATACATGATGATAATAACCGTTGTTCTTTTACAACTGTTCCTTTAGGAATTATTCTTTTAAAAGATCATATTTTAACTGTATCTACTGTTAAACTAGCTCTTATTGAAGAGTTTATTCAAGGAAGAATCAAAAGCTTCTTTACTTTTAAGAAAACTAGATTCATCCTTCAAATGCTATTTAGAAATTCTACATACTTCCTACTTTATCTTAAACAGATTGGAAGAATTAGTGACAATATTGAAAGACAACTTAAAAATAACCTTAGAAATCAAGAATTGATGTTACTTCTTGAACTGGAGAAAAGTTTGGTTTACTTTACAACCTCTCTAAAATCTAATGAGGCAGTTTTAGAAAGAATGATGAGAACTGAAATTGTAAAAAGGTATCCTGACGATTTAGAGCTTCTTGAAGACGTTATTATCGAAACAAAACAGGCTATCGAAATGGCCAATATCTACTCTAGTATTTTAGGAAGTACAAGAGATGCATTTTCAACAGTCATGTCAAATAACCTAAATATAGTTATGAAAAAACTTACTTCTATAACTATTGTTTTTGCCATTCCTACAGTTGTTTCAGGACTTTGGGGAATGAACGTAGGTGGAGTTCCTTTCGCTACGGATAGCTATGGTTTCTTATGGGTTGTGCTTGTTGCAATACTGTTTGGAATAGCTATCACTTGGATTTTATTTAAAAAAGAACTGTTTTAA
- the dnaN gene encoding DNA polymerase III subunit beta has translation MNFNIKRNELVEIFSEFINILKDNPVKPIISGLKIESNNGKVIFTGTNLDVNYIKSVSCETIENGIVIFKPNLALEYIKLLDDEFITLSSKNEVLSIHLAEFTLLYHDNFPENLELPILEEVAKISSQELYKGFEKTKFSAAPSSENLAINCIRTIFRNDRISFVSTDSYRLTYLKTENKAFMDKDFSIPLDSINILCKLIKDVNGDISIGYNGENLIFTWDNSYFLTKVTTLPFPNFDAILCGNSFSKEMEFNYTEFKSALKKVLTVARTSNEAKNGAILEFKGKKLSISASSGKAKINQKVDMIKTGDDFKCSLNIKFLYDFIENLNNNAFIKGNSSSAMFEITETNNLSYKYILMPLALRD, from the coding sequence ATGAATTTTAATATAAAAAGAAATGAATTAGTTGAAATTTTCTCTGAATTTATCAACATTTTAAAAGATAACCCTGTTAAACCTATTATTTCCGGATTAAAAATTGAATCCAACAACGGTAAAGTTATTTTTACTGGAACAAACTTAGATGTAAACTACATAAAATCTGTCTCTTGCGAAACTATTGAAAATGGTATTGTAATTTTCAAACCTAATCTTGCTTTAGAGTATATCAAACTTTTAGATGATGAGTTTATTACACTTTCTTCTAAAAATGAGGTGTTATCTATTCATTTAGCAGAATTCACACTTTTATACCACGACAACTTCCCTGAAAACTTAGAACTTCCTATTTTAGAAGAGGTTGCTAAAATTTCATCACAAGAACTTTATAAAGGATTTGAAAAAACAAAATTTTCTGCTGCTCCATCTAGTGAAAATTTAGCTATCAACTGTATCAGAACTATTTTTAGAAATGACAGAATCTCGTTTGTTTCTACAGATTCATATAGATTAACATATTTAAAAACTGAAAACAAAGCATTTATGGACAAAGATTTTTCTATTCCTCTTGATTCTATAAATATTCTTTGTAAATTAATCAAAGATGTTAACGGAGATATCTCTATTGGTTACAATGGTGAAAACCTTATTTTCACGTGGGATAACTCATATTTTCTAACTAAAGTTACTACTCTTCCATTCCCTAATTTTGATGCTATTCTTTGTGGTAATAGCTTCAGTAAAGAGATGGAATTTAACTATACTGAATTTAAAAGCGCTTTAAAGAAGGTTCTAACTGTTGCTAGAACAAGTAATGAAGCTAAAAATGGAGCTATTCTAGAATTTAAAGGAAAAAAATTAAGTATTTCTGCTTCTTCTGGTAAGGCTAAAATAAATCAAAAGGTTGACATGATAAAAACAGGTGATGACTTTAAGTGTTCTTTAAATATCAAATTCCTTTATGATTTTATAGAAAATTTAAATAATAACGCATTCATAAAGGGAAACTCTTCATCAGCAATGTTTGAAATTACAGAGACTAACAATCTTTCATACAAATATATCCTGATGCCTCTTGCCCTTAGAGATTAA
- a CDS encoding extracellular solute-binding protein codes for MKKLLTLLSLVFLLMSCGKEKQKNENVLYLYGWADYIPTKIYEDFEKETGIKVVEDIYSSNEEMFAKIKAGGTGYDILTPSTDYAEILMNDGMIEKLDKSKLPSLKNIDPMVLEKLQYFDKNNEYAFPFAMGATAIAVNTKYVKNFPRDFTIYDNPEYRGKMTLLDDMREVMTSALGTLGYPQTTTDEANIAEAANLVKGWKKNIAKFDSESFGKGFASEDFWVVQCYPDNVLNELTEEQLKTTEFIIPEKGGTAYIDSFVIPKSAPNKEAAYKFLDFIQRPENYKLIADHLRIPSINVPARELMTTKPIYSVEELEKTVILKDIKNTLDIQNKYWQQILID; via the coding sequence GTGAAAAAATTACTAACTTTACTATCTTTAGTTTTTCTTTTAATGAGTTGTGGAAAAGAGAAACAAAAAAATGAAAATGTTCTTTATCTTTATGGATGGGCGGACTATATTCCAACCAAAATTTATGAAGATTTTGAAAAAGAAACAGGTATTAAAGTGGTGGAAGATATCTATTCATCTAACGAAGAAATGTTTGCTAAAATTAAAGCTGGTGGAACTGGTTATGATATATTAACTCCTTCTACTGATTATGCCGAAATATTAATGAATGATGGGATGATTGAAAAATTAGATAAATCAAAACTACCATCTTTAAAAAATATAGACCCTATGGTACTTGAAAAACTTCAATACTTTGATAAGAACAACGAATATGCATTCCCGTTTGCTATGGGAGCTACTGCTATAGCGGTTAACACAAAATATGTTAAGAATTTTCCAAGAGATTTTACAATATATGATAATCCTGAGTACAGAGGAAAAATGACTCTTCTTGATGATATGAGAGAGGTTATGACTTCAGCTTTAGGTACATTAGGATACCCTCAAACAACAACAGATGAAGCAAATATTGCTGAAGCTGCAAATCTTGTTAAAGGATGGAAAAAAAACATTGCTAAATTCGATTCTGAATCATTTGGTAAAGGATTTGCTAGCGAGGATTTCTGGGTTGTTCAGTGCTACCCTGATAACGTTTTAAATGAACTTACAGAAGAGCAATTAAAAACTACTGAGTTTATCATTCCTGAAAAAGGTGGAACTGCTTATATCGATTCATTTGTTATTCCAAAATCGGCACCAAATAAAGAAGCTGCCTATAAGTTTTTAGACTTTATTCAAAGACCTGAAAATTATAAATTGATTGCTGATCATTTAAGAATACCTTCAATCAATGTTCCTGCAAGAGAGCTTATGACTACTAAACCAATCTACTCTGTAGAGGAACTTGAAAAAACTGTAATTTTAAAAGATATTAAAAATACCCTTGATATTCAAAATAAATACTGGCAACAAATTCTTATTGACTAA
- a CDS encoding RNA methyltransferase, whose protein sequence is MELITSKDNELFKNLKKLRTKKYRDAENMFLAEGRKFLEFNETPKIIIFKEGVSEEVLNAAEKHSCRKISMPEKLFKELTSQENSQGVIICYNSKKENLDELGDNIVVLNRVSDPGNLGTIIRIADAAGFKDIVLTKGSVDCYNEKTVRSTMGSILAMNISYIDENNLVSFLKEHGYKIIVTALEEDSIPYTKLNLAEKNAFIFGNEGDGVSKEIINSSDEKVIIPIYGTAESLNVAMATGIVLYEVRNKLENR, encoded by the coding sequence TTGGAATTAATAACAAGTAAAGATAATGAACTGTTTAAGAATTTAAAAAAATTAAGAACAAAAAAATATAGAGATGCTGAAAATATGTTTTTAGCTGAGGGAAGAAAGTTTTTAGAGTTTAATGAGACACCAAAAATTATTATTTTTAAAGAGGGAGTTTCTGAAGAGGTTTTAAATGCCGCAGAAAAACATTCATGCAGAAAGATAAGTATGCCAGAAAAACTTTTTAAAGAGTTAACTTCACAGGAAAACTCACAAGGAGTAATTATATGTTATAACTCTAAAAAAGAAAATTTAGATGAGTTAGGAGATAATATTGTTGTATTAAATAGAGTTTCAGATCCAGGAAATTTAGGAACCATAATAAGGATAGCTGATGCTGCAGGGTTTAAAGATATAGTTTTAACAAAAGGAAGTGTAGATTGCTATAATGAAAAAACTGTAAGAAGTACAATGGGCTCAATACTTGCTATGAATATCTCGTATATTGATGAGAACAATTTAGTTTCCTTTTTAAAAGAACATGGATATAAAATAATTGTGACAGCTTTAGAAGAGGATTCTATACCCTATACCAAGCTAAATTTGGCTGAAAAAAATGCTTTTATATTCGGAAATGAAGGAGACGGTGTGTCTAAAGAGATTATAAACTCGAGTGATGAAAAAGTGATAATTCCAATTTATGGAACTGCAGAGTCATTAAATGTTGCTATGGCAACAGGGATTGTTTTATATGAAGTTAGAAATAAACTAGAAAATAGATAG
- a CDS encoding Cof-type HAD-IIB family hydrolase, producing MIKLIVTDMDGTFLDDEKKFSNEFWDIYEKLEQKNIKFVVASGRQYQNLRKNFEKIKDRIIFIAENGSYVVEDEKELYSRVLSEDLIKKYVELGRKIPTTNIVLCGKKSAYIESTDDEFIKEVEKYYEEKKIVSDLLEIDDDEIIKVAYCDLTGTEENVYPHLKKEVDCQIVVSGQIWLDVTHLESNKGIALEILQEKIGITFDETMVFGDYLNDYEMLQKGRYSYAMENAHEKIKEIANFIAKSNNENGVIEELKKIV from the coding sequence ATGATAAAACTGATTGTTACAGATATGGACGGAACATTTTTAGATGATGAAAAAAAGTTTTCAAATGAGTTTTGGGATATTTATGAAAAATTAGAACAAAAAAATATTAAGTTTGTTGTAGCTAGTGGGAGACAATATCAAAATTTAAGAAAAAACTTTGAAAAAATAAAAGATAGAATAATATTTATAGCAGAAAATGGAAGTTATGTTGTAGAAGATGAAAAAGAGCTTTATTCAAGAGTTTTGTCGGAAGATTTAATAAAAAAGTATGTGGAGTTAGGAAGAAAGATTCCCACTACAAACATAGTCTTATGCGGTAAGAAATCAGCTTATATAGAGTCAACAGATGATGAATTTATAAAGGAAGTAGAAAAATATTATGAAGAAAAAAAGATTGTTAGTGACTTATTAGAAATAGATGATGACGAGATAATAAAAGTTGCTTATTGTGATTTGACTGGAACAGAAGAAAATGTTTATCCTCATTTAAAAAAAGAAGTAGATTGTCAAATTGTTGTATCAGGGCAAATATGGCTTGATGTAACACACTTAGAATCGAATAAAGGAATTGCTTTAGAAATCTTGCAAGAAAAAATAGGAATAACATTTGATGAAACGATGGTTTTTGGGGATTATTTAAACGATTATGAAATGTTACAAAAAGGTAGATATAGCTACGCTATGGAAAATGCTCATGAAAAAATAAAAGAGATTGCAAATTTCATAGCTAAGAGCAATAACGAAAATGGGGTTATTGAAGAATTGAAAAAAATAGTTTAA
- a CDS encoding serine/threonine protein kinase, with translation MRRYLNFIFIFLLSVSLYAEYDFPMKNPYVATIIGSSKIMTEGIPENVPTKEYKIELERSKKIPENLWYEKGFKFSLSKQKGNAPLIYILSGTGSAYNSVRTKNFQRIFYKAGYHVLTVTSVFNSNFVLNVSNSQVPGVLIQDGLDLYNVMKDMLDKVKKEDRLQIDNIYLMGYSMGATHSAVLSYLDSVGKDFNFKRVYMVNPSINLYYSAKVLDDMLDKNIENKAEIGKVVNEVIDEVKKNISPTDLEITEESIYSIFEKHELSDKKMKTLIGLAFNLTSIDLNYIVDQINGTHVYSKKTPGKFTSMYPYFEAINFADFSDYLEKLAYPYYLKILGGDLTFNDMIKYGNLRIIGDYLKNEKKIVVVTNEDDFILSTKDKKFIKETFKERSLIYPYGGHCGNMFYQTNVDKMLEYLNKGVFNNEL, from the coding sequence ATGAGAAGATATTTAAATTTTATCTTTATATTTTTATTGAGTGTTAGTCTTTATGCAGAGTATGATTTTCCAATGAAAAATCCTTATGTTGCAACAATAATTGGGAGTTCTAAAATAATGACAGAGGGGATTCCAGAAAATGTTCCAACAAAAGAATATAAAATTGAACTTGAAAGAAGTAAAAAGATACCAGAGAATTTGTGGTATGAGAAGGGATTTAAATTTTCTTTGAGTAAACAAAAAGGAAATGCACCATTGATATATATATTATCTGGAACGGGTTCAGCTTATAATTCTGTCAGAACAAAAAATTTCCAAAGAATATTTTATAAAGCAGGTTATCATGTGTTGACAGTGACATCTGTATTTAATTCAAATTTTGTTTTAAATGTTTCAAATAGCCAAGTACCAGGAGTTTTAATTCAAGATGGTCTAGATTTATATAATGTTATGAAAGATATGCTAGATAAAGTAAAAAAAGAGGATAGGCTTCAAATAGACAATATCTATTTAATGGGATATAGTATGGGGGCAACTCATTCAGCAGTACTTTCATATTTAGATTCTGTGGGGAAAGATTTTAACTTTAAAAGAGTTTATATGGTAAATCCATCAATAAATCTATATTATTCAGCTAAAGTTTTAGATGATATGCTAGATAAAAATATAGAAAATAAAGCTGAAATAGGTAAGGTTGTAAACGAAGTTATAGATGAGGTTAAAAAGAATATATCACCAACAGATTTAGAAATTACAGAGGAAAGTATTTATTCAATTTTTGAAAAGCATGAACTTTCTGATAAAAAGATGAAGACTTTAATAGGCTTAGCATTTAATTTGACATCTATTGATTTAAATTATATTGTGGATCAAATAAACGGAACACATGTTTATTCGAAAAAAACACCAGGTAAATTTACGAGCATGTATCCATATTTTGAAGCTATAAATTTCGCAGACTTTAGTGATTATTTAGAAAAATTGGCATATCCTTACTACTTAAAAATTTTAGGTGGAGATTTAACATTTAATGATATGATAAAATATGGAAACCTAAGAATAATTGGTGACTATTTAAAAAATGAAAAAAAGATAGTTGTTGTAACAAATGAAGATGATTTTATCTTATCAACAAAAGATAAAAAGTTTATAAAAGAAACATTTAAAGAAAGAAGCTTAATTTATCCTTATGGGGGTCATTGTGGAAATATGTTTTATCAAACAAATGTTGATAAGATGTTAGAATACTTAAATAAGGGGGTATTTAACAATGAATTATAA
- a CDS encoding VacJ family lipoprotein, which translates to MNYKKIMILSSLLLLVGCSSIEKKEDIKLVETHNNSKMIEEVAVKNKEYLKLDLGKEIVPQPVIGDNEVVRKKEINGTKFIEVYDPLEPLNRRIYYFNYYLDKFVLIPAVNVYEFIAPTVVQKGVSNFFSNLQEINTFVNSLLQLEGRKATITLARFGINSTIGILGLFDVATKLELPKTYEDFGLTLAKYGIGNGPYLVLPGFGPSNLRDTTGKAVGMVTIAEVDPYNPVDVNVDDWGIRTANVINARKETKKFRYYGTGSPFEYEYVRYFYTKYRDTLIDVNDVNGRGE; encoded by the coding sequence ATGAATTATAAAAAAATAATGATATTATCAAGTCTTTTATTGTTAGTTGGATGCTCTTCAATTGAAAAAAAAGAGGATATAAAACTAGTAGAAACACATAATAATTCAAAAATGATAGAAGAAGTAGCGGTAAAAAATAAAGAGTATTTAAAATTAGATTTGGGAAAAGAGATTGTCCCACAACCAGTTATCGGGGATAATGAAGTAGTTCGAAAAAAGGAGATCAATGGAACCAAATTTATAGAAGTTTATGATCCGTTAGAGCCTTTAAATAGAAGAATTTATTATTTCAACTATTATTTAGATAAGTTTGTATTGATTCCAGCTGTGAATGTTTATGAGTTTATTGCTCCAACTGTAGTGCAAAAAGGAGTTTCAAATTTTTTCTCAAACCTTCAAGAGATAAATACATTTGTGAACTCATTGTTACAATTAGAAGGAAGAAAAGCTACAATAACATTAGCAAGATTTGGTATAAATTCAACAATAGGTATTTTAGGATTGTTTGATGTAGCTACAAAATTAGAGCTACCAAAAACATATGAAGATTTTGGTTTAACTCTCGCAAAATATGGTATTGGAAATGGACCATATTTAGTTTTACCTGGATTTGGACCATCAAATTTGAGGGATACGACTGGAAAAGCGGTAGGAATGGTTACAATAGCTGAGGTAGATCCTTATAATCCAGTGGATGTAAATGTAGATGACTGGGGAATTAGAACAGCAAACGTTATAAATGCTAGAAAAGAAACTAAGAAATTCAGATATTATGGAACAGGAAGTCCATTCGAGTATGAGTATGTAAGATATTTCTATACAAAATATAGGGATACATTAATAGATGTAAATGATGTTAACGGGAGAGGTGAATAG
- the pepV gene encoding dipeptidase PepV, whose translation MNLQEFVLNYKDDVVKSIQESVRIKSVQEPALEGMPFGEGAAKALEHMLELGEKLGFKVENFDNYAGHIDFGDGPDEEMIGVLGHVDVVPEGTGWDHPPYEAKIVDGKMYGRGVLDDKGPTIAALYALKAIKDSGLKLNRKVRVIVGANEETGWGCMNHYFGKLNMPQPAMAFTPDSSFPVTFAEKGILHLMLSKEYSDELSFSINGGVAFNSVPDSTIGIFPLSMKEEIFNNLEKFNEGKEYKISASEKDGKIEVVSLGKASHGARPANGYNPISALFSFLSTIKIEDEQLKNLVEFFKEYIGMEYSGASLGIDFKDEPSGVLTLTIGKIECTGKNMMFGFDIRYPVTYKKEQVLEEVEKRAKTKGINVTVRSAKNPLYVPKDSFLVTTLMNIYKDITGDVDAEPVSIGGGTYARAVTNGVAFGALLKGQEDNMHQKNEYLEIEKLDTWLKIYVQAIYDLAK comes from the coding sequence TTGAATTTACAAGAGTTTGTTTTAAATTACAAAGATGATGTGGTGAAATCAATTCAAGAGTCAGTGAGAATTAAAAGTGTGCAAGAGCCAGCTTTAGAAGGGATGCCTTTTGGAGAGGGAGCAGCAAAGGCTTTAGAACACATGCTAGAATTAGGGGAAAAGTTAGGTTTTAAGGTAGAGAACTTTGATAACTATGCAGGACATATTGATTTTGGTGATGGACCTGATGAGGAAATGATAGGAGTTTTAGGTCATGTAGACGTTGTTCCTGAAGGAACAGGTTGGGATCATCCGCCATATGAAGCAAAAATCGTAGATGGAAAAATGTATGGAAGAGGAGTTTTGGATGATAAAGGTCCTACAATAGCTGCTCTTTATGCTTTAAAAGCTATAAAAGATTCAGGATTAAAATTAAATAGAAAAGTAAGAGTTATAGTTGGAGCAAATGAGGAGACAGGTTGGGGATGTATGAATCATTATTTTGGGAAACTGAATATGCCACAACCAGCAATGGCATTTACACCAGACTCTTCATTCCCTGTAACATTTGCAGAAAAAGGGATCTTACACCTTATGTTATCTAAAGAGTATTCTGATGAATTAAGTTTCTCAATAAATGGTGGAGTAGCGTTTAACTCTGTTCCCGATTCAACAATCGGAATCTTCCCATTGTCAATGAAAGAGGAGATATTTAATAACTTAGAAAAGTTTAACGAAGGAAAAGAGTATAAAATATCAGCTTCAGAAAAAGATGGAAAGATTGAAGTAGTTTCATTAGGAAAAGCATCACATGGAGCTAGACCAGCAAATGGATATAATCCAATTTCAGCGTTATTTTCATTCTTGTCAACTATAAAAATAGAAGATGAGCAGTTGAAGAATTTGGTAGAGTTCTTTAAAGAGTATATAGGAATGGAGTATTCAGGAGCAAGTTTAGGAATTGACTTCAAAGATGAACCTTCTGGAGTATTAACTCTAACTATTGGAAAAATTGAGTGTACTGGAAAAAACATGATGTTTGGATTTGATATCAGATACCCGGTAACGTATAAAAAAGAACAGGTTCTTGAAGAGGTTGAAAAGAGAGCAAAAACAAAAGGGATAAATGTGACAGTGAGATCTGCGAAGAATCCATTATATGTTCCTAAAGATAGTTTTTTAGTAACAACACTGATGAATATATATAAAGATATTACTGGTGATGTCGATGCAGAACCGGTATCTATTGGTGGTGGAACATATGCAAGAGCGGTAACGAATGGAGTTGCATTTGGAGCTTTACTAAAAGGTCAAGAAGACAACATGCATCAAAAAAATGAGTATTTAGAAATAGAAAAATTAGATACTTGGTTGAAAATATATGTTCAAGCTATATATGATTTAGCAAAATAA